The following is a genomic window from Thioclava electrotropha.
AGCCGCCCGCGCGGTGCGTCGCCTGCTGGGCGAGGCCGTGGGACATCCGCGAACGCTCGAAGACCTCGCCGAGACCGAGACGCCCAATCAAAGCTTTACCGTGACCGATGGCTATCACGCCTATGTCGTGACCCTGATCGAGCTGCCCGAAAGCGGCACGCGTATCCTGATGTTCGCCGGTCGGATGCCGCCAGTGGACAGCGATCTCTGGGTGGTCGACCGCGCGCTCGATCTGCGCCCGAAAGCGGCGCGGCAGGGGCCTGCGGGCGTCATCTGTTTTACCCCCGGCACGCTGATCGAGACCGACCAGGGCCGCCGCCCGGTCGAGGCGCTGCGCGAAGGCGACCGCGTTCTGACCCGCGATGACGGGGCACAGCCGATCTGCTGGATCGGACGACGCGACATCTCGGGCGCGCGGCTCCACGCGATGCCGCATCTGCGCCCGGTGCGGATTTCGGCCGGGGCTTTCGGCATCGCCCGGCCGGATCGCGATCTGATCGTATCGCCGCAGCACCGGATGCTGGTGCGCGGGCGCGCGGCGCAGGCGCTGTTCGCCGAAGACGAGGTTCTGGTGCGCGCCTGCGATCTGGTGAATGGCCGCCAGATCCGCTTCGAGGGCGCGCTGCGCGGTCTGAGCTACATCCATCTTATGTTCGAACGCCATCAGGTGCTGACCGCGAACGGGCTGGAAACCGAAAGCTTCCACCCGGCCTCCACCCGGCTCGAGATGATCGCCCGCGACCAGCGCGCCGGGCTCGAGGCGCTGGTGCGCGAGGTCGAGGAAAATCCGCTCAGCTACGGCGCCTTTGCCCGCCGCGCGCTCAAGCCCTCCGAGGCCGCGATCCTGCGCCACGATCTGGCCGCCTGAACGAGCAAATCCGCTGGAAATCGCTGCAGGCTTGGGCTGTGCGTCAGATGCACGGCTTCGTGCGCATTTTGCGCCTTTTCTCTGCCCGAACGTCGCCTTAGCTTCGGGACAAAGGAGATATCAATGACCAGACCCGTCGTCGGCATCATCGGCAATAGAGGACTCGTAGGTGACCGCTACCCCGTCCATGAAGGTGGGCAGCTCAACTCGGAAGCGGTGAGCAAGGTCTCCGATTGCATCCCGCTGCTGATCCCCGCCGATCCCGAATATGTGTCCGTTCAGGAGTTGATGGAGGTCTGCGACGGCTTCCTGCTGACCGGCGGGCGGCCGAACGTCCATCCGCATGAATATGGCGAAGAGCCGACCGAGAAGCACGGCACCTTCGACCGTGCCCGCGACGCGATCACCCTGCCGCTGGTGCGCGCCTGTGTCGAAAGCGGGCAGCCTTTCCTCGGCATTTGCCGCGGTTTTCAGGAGGTCAACGTCGCGATGGGCGGCACGCTGCATCCCGAAATCCGCGAGCTTCCGGGCCGGTTGAACCACCGGATGCCCCCCGAGGGGACGTTGGAAGAAGGGTTCTCCAACCGCCACATGGTCACGCTCACCCCAGGCGGCCGGTTCGCGCGTCTCTTCGGCGCGGATGAGGTCGAGACCAATACGCTGCACGGGCAGGGCGTCTGCACCGCCGGTACCCGGATTGTGATCGAAGGGCGCGCCCCCGATGGTACGCCCGAGGCGATCTATGTTAAGGACGCGCCGGGGTTTACCCTATCGGTGCAATGGCATCCCGAATGGCGTGCGGCGGAAGATCCGGTCTCGCGCCCTCTGTTCGAGGCATTCGGCGATGCGGTGCGTGCTTGGGCGCGCGGCGAACGGCCCGCCGCCTGCGTCGCCTGAGCCGCTAAGACAAAACGGAGAGACAGATGAAACGCTCGCGCGTGAACGAAATCATGGCCGCGGCCGAGGAAATGATCCAGGAATTCGGCTTCCGCCTGCCGCCCTTCGCATGGTGGAGCCCGGCTGAGTTCAAGGCGCGCCTGCCGCAGGCGCAGCGCATCGTGGAAGCCGCGATGGGCTGGGACATCACCGATTACGGGCAGGGCGATTTCGACAAGCTGGGCCTGTTTCTCTTCACCCTGCGCAACGGCGATCTGCGCGATCTTCAGGCGGGCCACGGCATGGCCTATGCCGAGAAGCTCCTGATCTCGCGCAAGGACCAGATCAGCCCGATGCATACCCATATCATCAAGGCCGAGGACATCATCAATCGCGGCGGCGCAGACCTCGCGATCGAGCTCTATGGCTCTGACGCGGATGGCAAATTCGACGAGACCGCAGGCGGGCAGGTGATGTGCGACGGCGTCCCGCGCAATTACGCGCCCGGCGAGGTGCTGATCCTGCGCCCCGGCGAGAGCGTGACCCTGCGGCCCGGTGACTGGCATGCCTTCTGGGGCGAGGGCGGCGACGTGCTGATCGGCGAGGTCTCGACCGTCAACGACGACAATACCGACAATATCTTCCGCGAAGATATCGGGCGGTTCTCCGAGATCGAGGAAGACGAAGCGCCGCGCCACCTGCTGGTCAGCGACTACGACAAGTTCCTGTATTCATAAGTATTTACTGGCTTCCTTGCGGGCGAAAGGTTTCAGCCTTTCGCCATGCTCGGCCAGCCAGGCCTGGGCGCGGGCCGGGTCTTTCTTGCTCAGCTCGCGCAGCCACCACGCGATCGCTTTCTGGATGAACCAGTCGCGATCCTCGACTAGTTGCGCGGCCCAGCCCAGAACCTCGTCGCGCACCGCCTCGTCCTCGGGCTTGGGATTGCGCTGCTTGGTCCAGGGCAGGGTGAAGACGAAGGCCGCGCGCCGCGTCCACATGTGATCCGAGCGCACCCAATCCGCCACCTCGTCGAGCCGCGCGGGCTCGGCCTGAAGCCGTTTCGAGCCCGCCTTGGCCGCGTGATCGGCAATCGCCCAGGCGTCGAATTGCGGCACCCAGCTCGCGATCAAGTCCCATGCGGCACCATCCGGGCGCAGCCGCGCCTGCGTCAGCAGCTTGGCGGCCGCGATCCGCGCCTCGTGAATATCGCTGTCCCAAAGCCCGCGGGCGAGTTCGACCCGCCCCGGAACATCAAGCTGGCCACGCCACAGCGCGACCATGTCCTCGATCGCCGGAACGGAAACGCCCAGATAGCGCCGCTCCGCCTTGTGATAGGCGGCCATCTCGGCGGCTTTCTCGGCATCCGCCCAGCTTTCCAGCGCGAAAAGCGCGTCTTCCAGCGTGGGTGGCGGGCCGAGCGGCTCGCCCGTATCGTCTTCCTCGGCGAAGGCCTCATAGTCCGCATCCGAAGCCGCATAGGCCTCGGCCTCGGCGCGCAGCCGGGCGTCCTCCGCCGGGTCGAGCGGCGCGTAATCCGCCGCGCGCGGCCGCGCGACGCGTTTCTTGCCCCGCTTGCGGCTCATTCGACCGTCACCGATTTGGCGAGGTTGCGCGGCTGGTCCACGTCGGTGCCTTTCGCGACCGCCGTGTGATAGGCGAGCAGCTGCGCCGGAACCGCGTAAAGGATCGGCGCGAAAGGTTCCGCAATATCAGGCATTTGCAGCGTGCCCCAGGTGCCATCCTGCGCCGCGCTGATGCCCTTGGCATCGGAGACCAGCAGCACCATCCCGTGGCGCGCCATCACCTCCTGCATGTTCGACACGGTCTTGTCGAAGAGCTTGTCATAGGGCGCCATAACGATCACTGGCACGGTGCGATCGATCAGCGCGATCGGCCCGTGTTTCAGCTCGCCCGAGGCATAGCCTTCGGCATGGATATAGCTGATTTCCTTGAGCTTCAGCGCCCCTTCCAGTGCCAGCGGATACATCGCGCCGCGTCCGAGGAAGAGAATGTCCTGCGCCTCGGCGAGTTGCTCGGCCAGATGCGCGATCGGCTCGGAGATCGACAGGGCCTGATTGAGCAGGCCGGGCAGGGCGCGCAACGTATCGGCATGGGCGCTAAGCGTGGGCCCGTCGGTGACGTCCCGATCACGGCCCGCTTTCAGCGCCATCACGGCCAGAACCAGCAGCTGCGCGGTGAACGCCTTGGTCGAGGCCACGCCGACCTCGACGCCCGCGAAGATCGGCAGCATGATGTCGGCTTCGCGCGCGATGGAGGAGGTGGGCACGTTCACCACGGCCACGGTTTTCGCAACGCGCTCGGAGCAATAGCGCAGCGCGGCCAGCGTATCGGCGGTCTCCCCGGACTGGCTGACGAAGACGGCGAGGCTGCGGTCGGACAGGGGCGGCTCGCGGTAGCGGAATTCGGAGGCGACGTCGATCTCGACCGGGATGCGAGCGAAGGTCTCGAACCAGTATTTCGCCACTGCGCAGGCGTAATGTGCCGTGCCGCAGGCGATCAGGATTATCCGGTCGATGTTGGAAAAGTCCAACTCTTCCGGCAGATTCAGCCCGGTTTCGGGCAGATAATGTCGCAAAGCGTCAGCCAGCACGACGGGCTGCTCGGCGATTTCCTTCGCCATGAAATGCTTGTAGCCGCCCTTTTCGACCTGTGCCTGACCCAGATCGATGCGGCTCTCATCACGGTTCGCACGGCGACCCTCGGCGTCGAAAATCTCGGCACCAGCGCGGGTGACGAAGGCGTAATCGCCCTCTTCGAGATAGGTGATCCGGTCGGTCATCGGCGCGAGCGCAATCGCATCCGAGCCCACAAACATCTCACCATCGCCATGCCCGATCGCGAGCGGCGATCCCTTGCGCGCCGCGATCAGCAGATCGTCCTCGCCGTCGAAGAGCCACAGCAGCGCGAACGCGCCTTCGAGCTTGCCAAGCGTCGCCACGGCGGCCTCGCGCGCATCCATGCCGCGATCCATGAACATCCGTGTCAGCAGCGCGACGGTTTCGGTATCCGTCTGCGTCTCCGGGGTGATCCCGGCTTCGGCCAGTTCGGCCCGCAGCTCGCGGAAGTTCTCGATGATGCCGTTATGCACGACCGCGACGGGCCCCGAGCGATGCGGATGCGCATTGCCTTGGGTCGCTGCGCCATGGGTCGCCCAGCGGGTGTGGCCGATGCCCGACTTGCCCGGCAGGGGCTCGTGCACCAGCAGATCAGACAGATTCCACAGCTTGCCCACCGCCCGGCGACGGTCCAGCTTGCCTGCATTTACCGTCGCGATCCCGGCACTGTCATAGCCGCGATATTCCAATCGCTTGAGGCTCTCAACGAGCCAAGGGGAAACCTCGTGCTTCCCCAAAACTCCAATAATTCCGCACATTTATCAATCTTTCTTCATGCGACGCGCTTTCTCCGCGCGCAGTTTCGCAAATAGCTTCGTAGCGAGGCCCGGACGGTTCACCTGCTCGGAGCGCTCGATCGCGATCGCCTCAGCCGGGACGTCTTTCGAGATTACCGATCCCGAGCCCGTCAGCGCGCCGTCGCCCACCGTCACCGGGGCCACCAGCATCGTGTCGGAGCCGATGAAGGCATTCGCGCCAATCGTCGTGCGATGCTTCATCACCCCGTCGTAATTGCAGGTCACCGTGCCCGCGCCGATATTCGTATGCTCCCCGATATCGGCATCGCCCAGATAGGTCAGATGGCCGACTTTCACACCCTCCGCGAGGATCGCGTTCTTCACCTCGACGAAATTGCCGATATGCACGTCCTCGGCGAGTTCCGCGCCGGGGCGCAGACGGGCGAAGGGGCCGACGGTGGCGCCGCGCGAGATATGGCAGCCCTCGAGGTGGCAGAAGGCCTCGATCACGGCGCCGGATTCGATCGTTACATCGGGGCCGAACACGACATTCGGGCCCAGCACGACATCGCGGCTGATATAGGTGTCGAGCGCGAACCAGACGCTGGTGGGCTCCACCATGGTCACGCCGTTTTCCATCGCCTCGGCGCGCATCCGCTCCTGGAAGAGGGCCTCGGCGCGGGCAAGCTCGGCGCGGGTGTTAATGCCCAGCGTTTCGGCCTCGTCACAGGTCACGACCTGCGCGGTCAGGCCCTTCTTGCGCGCGGCTTCGACGATGTCGGTAAGGTAATATTCGCCCGATGCGTTCTCGTTCGACAGCCCCGCGACGAGTTCGGTCAGAAGCACTGCGTCACAGGATATAACGCCGGAGTTACAAAGGGTTATGGCGCGTTCTTCATCTGTGGCATCCTTGAATTCCACGATCCGATCCAGCGTGTCGCCCTGCGCCACCAAGCGCCCGTAGCGCCCCGGATCGGCCGCCTCGAAGCCGAGCACGGTCACCGCCGCATCGGACGCGGCCAGCCGCTCCAGCGTCTCGGGCCGGATGAAGGGGGTGTCGCCGTAAAGCACGATCACGCGGCCGTCGAATCCGTCGAGCGCGGGCAGGGCCTGCGCCACCGCATGGCCGGTGCCGAGCTGTTCTTCCTGCAGCACGATCTGCGCCTCGGGATCGACCTTCGCGACGGCTTTCTTCACCTTGTCGGCACCGTGGCCCGCGACCACGATCACGGTCTCGGGTTCGAGCGCGCGTCCGGCGGCCAGCGCATGGGCCACCAGCGGCGCGCGGCCCACCTGATGCAGCACCTTCGGCAAGTCGGATTTCATGCGGGTGCCCTGTCCCGCCGCGAGGGTGATCAATGCAATCGCCATTAGAAACCTTTTCTTCTGCTCGGCCCCGTTTTAACCATTGGCTTGCTTGCCGCAAGTGGTGCGTCTTCACGCTTCCTTTCGCGGTGTTACGGAAGGAGCAAAAGGCAATGCGCACAGTGGTTTTCGACCTCGACGGGACTTTGGCGGATACCTCCGCCGACCTGATCGCAGCGGCAAATTCCTGCTTTACGGCGCGCGGCCATGCGCCGCTTCTCGATCCGGCGGGGGACGCGCTGACCGCCTTCCATGGTGGCCGTGCGATGCTCAAGGCCGGCTATGGGCGGCTGGGGCTGCCGGAGGCGGAGATCGCCGAGCTGGTCGAGGCCGATTATCACCCGCTGCTTGCGCATTACGGCGAGAATATCGACCGCCATACGCAGCTTTATCCCGGCGCGGAGTCGGCGGTGAAAACGTTGCGCGATCAGGGTTTTGCGACGGCCGTCTGCACGAACAAGCCCGAAGGTCTCGCGCGTGATCTGATCGACCGGCTCGGGATCGCCGCGCTTTTTGACGCGCTGATCGGCGCCGATACGCTGCCGCTGCGCAAACCTTCGCCAGATCCCTATCTCGCGGCGGTCGAGCGGGCCGGGGGCAAGCTGGAAACCTCGCTGCTGGTGGGCGACACCAATACCGATCGTGAGACCGCCCGCGCAGTCGGCGTGCCTTGCGTTCTGGTGACCTTCGGACCGGAGGGGCGCGGCATCGAACGGCTCGCCCCAGAGGCGCTGCTCGATCATTTCGACGATCTGCCCGCGCTGGCCGCGCGGATGCTCGGGTGATCGCCTCGGCGGGGCTGTGCCGCCCCGAACCACCCCTACGACGCGGCTGCCGACGGCCATGACCGCAGCCCCCATCGGTCCTTCGCGCTTTCACGCCACCGCCTTCGTTCTGATCGCGGTGTTTCTCGACATGGTGGGGTTCGGGTTGATCATCCCGGTGCTGCCGTCCCTGATCGCGGATGTGGGCCATGTCGATCTGGCGCAGGCGAGCCGGATCGGTGGCTGGATGTTCGCGGCCTTCAGCCTCGCGCAGTTCCTGTTCGCGCCGCTGATGGGCAACCTCTCGGACCGGTTCGGACGACGCCCGCTTTTGCTGCTCGCCATCGGCGGCTTGGGCGTCGATTACCTGTTTCACGCCTTCGCGCCGACGCTGCTCTGGCTCTTCGTGGGCCGGATCGTCGCGGGTATCTGCGGCGCATCCTACGTCATCGCGAATGCCTATCTCGCCGATATCACGCCACCGGCCGAGCGCGCCCGCGCCTTCGGCCTGATCGGCGCGGCTTTCGGTTTCGGCTTCATCGCGGGACCTGCGCTTGGCGGGTTTCTGGGCGAGCTTGGCCCGCGCGTGCCGTTCTTCGTCGCAGCCGCGCTGTCGGGGCTGAACCTGATCTACGGGCTGATCGTGCTGCCCGAGAGTCTGCCGCAGGGCCTGCGCCGTCCGGTGAACTGGCGCGCCTGCAACCCGCTGGGCACGCTGAAAGTCTTCGCGCGGTATCCGGGCGTCCTGCCGATGGGCACCGCCCTTGGCGTCTATCTGTTCGCCTCCGCCGTCTATCCCGCGATCTGGCCCTATTGGGGGATGGCGAAATTCGGCTGGTCCGAGGGGACGGTGGGGCTGACGCTTGCAGGCTATGGCGTCGTCGCGGCAATCTTTCAGGGCGGGCTGGCCGGTCCGCTCGCGTCCCGTCTGGGCGAGGCACGGGTGGTGGTGATCGGGCTGATCGTCGGGATCGGCATGACCATCGCACTGGGGCTGTCGACCTCGCTCGTGATGGTGCTGATCGTCCTCTTGATCACCGGGATCGAAGGGCTGGTGCATCCGATGATCGCCTCGCTGATGTCCAACGCGGTGCCCGAAGACGCTCAGGGCGCGCTGCAGGGTGGCATATCCGCGCTAATGAACCTCGCGATGCTGGCGGGCACCTTGTTCTTCACCCAAGTGTTCGGGATATTCCTCGCCGAGGACGCCCCGATCCGCACGCCGGACATGGCCTTTTACGTGGCCTCCGTGATCCTGCTGGCGGCATTGGCGCTGTTTATCCGCGCAAGAAAGGTCTGAGCGATGTCCGAGGTCTTCAAAGGCAATTTCACCCAGCAGGAGCCGATCCCCGAAGACGCGATCGAACGCGCCGTCGAGGTGATGCGCTCGGGGCGCCTGCATCGCTACAACACGCTGCCCGGTGAGCCGGGGGAAGTGGCGCTGCTCGAGGAGGAATTCGCCGGATTGACCGGCGCGCCCTATTGCCTTGCGGTGGCCTCGGGCGGCTATGCCTTGGGCTGCGCGCTGCGCGCCGTGGGCGTGGGGCCGGGCGATCCGGTGCTGACCAATGCCTTCACGCTCGCCCCCGTGCCCGGCGCGATCGCGGCGGTCGGTGGCAAGCCCGTGCTGGTTGAGGTTACCGACCAGCTGACCATCGACCTTGACGATCTGGCGGCGAAAGCCCCGCAGGCGCGGGTGCTGATGCTGTCGCATATGCGCGGCCATATCTGCGACATGGATGCGCTGATGGAGATCGCGCGCGACCATGATCTAACGGTGATCGAGGATTGCGCCCATACGATGGGGGCGACATGGGCCGGGGTTCACTCGGGGCGGCATGGCGCGATCGGCTGCTATTCGACCCAGACTTACAAGCACATGAATTCGGGCGAGGGCGGGCTGATCGTGACCGACGATGCCGAGCTGGCGGCGCGGATGATCCTGCTCTCGGGCAGCTACATGCTCTATGAGCGCCACCGGGCCGCGCCCGGCGCGGAGGTGTTCGAGGGGCTGAAATACGACACGCCCAATGTCTCGGGCCGGATGGACCATCTGCGCGCCGCGATCCTGCGTCCGCAACTGTCGACGCTGGCGGATCGGGTGGCGCGCTGGAATGCGCTTTACCGTGAGGTCGAGGCCGGGCTTGCCGGGGCGGAGGGCATCGCGCTGATCGAGCGCCCCGAGGCCGAGAGCTATGTCGGCTCGTCCTTCCAGTTCCGCCTGCCGGGGCGCTCCGCCCCGGAGATGCTGGATTTTGTCGCCCGGGCTGCGGCCCGCGGGGTCGAGCTGAAATGGTTCGGCGCGGATGAGCCTGCGGGCTTCACCTCGCGCCATGACAGCTGGCGTTACGCTGAGGCGCAGAACCTGCCGCGCACCGATGCGGTGCTGGCGACGCTGCTGGATCTGCGCCTGCCGCTGACTTTCTCGACGGATGACGCCGCCCAGATCGCGCGTATCCTGCGCGAAGAGGCCGAGACCTGAAGAGGCGGCGCGCTGACCCTTACCCCGCGCGCGAGATCCAGTCGGCGATCATCAGGTCGAGATGCGCGCCGCCGCCATTCTTGTAAAGCGTGATCTCCTCGGCGCTTTCCCGCCCGCGCGCGCCGCCGATGAGGTCGTAGAGATCGGCCTTCACCGCCTCGGGCGTGATCACCCCTTCGCGGATCGGGATCAGCAGCTCGCCGATATGGCCCAGCGTGGTGTCGCGGCTGTCGACGAAGAGGCTCGCCGTCGAGATCAGCGCGTCGTCGGCTTCGCGCATATCGGCCTTATAGGCTCCGATCAGATCGACATGGGTGCCGGGCTTTACCCATGCACCCTGCAGGACCGGCGTGCGAGCCATCGTGGCGCTGCTGACGATATCGGCCTCTGCCACCGCCTCGGGCAGATCGGTCACCGCGCGCAGGCTGATGCCCTCGGGGGCGGGGTCAGCTGCCAGCTCCTGTGCCTGCTCGGGGCGGCGCGTCCAGAGCGTGATCTCCGTCAGCCCCGGAAAACCCGCCGCATAGGCCGCGATCAGCGAGCGCGAGACCCGGCCCCCGCCCACGATCAACAGACGACGGCTGTCGGGGCGCGCGAGAAGCTGCGCGCCCAGAACGGAATCGGCGGCGGTCTTGAACTCGGTCACCAGCGGGCAATCGACGATCGCGGTGGGTTGGCCGTGCTCGGGCTCGAACACCACCATCGCGCCTTGCACCGTCGGCAGTCCCACCTGCGCATTGCCGTCGCAGACGGTGAAGGATTTCACCCCGTAACCCAGCCCCGGAATGTAGGCCGCGCGGCTCAGCAAAACCGCGTCAGAGGGCCCGAGAAACGTATCGCCCAGCTCCGCCTTCGGGCGCGTATGGCCCGCGCGCAGCGCCGCGATCGCGCCCGGCCAGTCCAGCTTCTCGGCGATGTCATAGGGGATGATCTTCGGGCTCATGTCGTTTCCTTCATTGTCTAGGGCGTCACAGAGGCGCCAGCCAGCGCGCCGGGGCCGACACCTCGCGCGGCCCGTTGGCGGCACCGGTGATCGCATCGGCCAGTAGCGCGCCGCAGCCCGCCGAGAGCGTCCAGCCCAGTTGGCCGTGGCCCGCATTGACCCACAGATTGTCGTAAGACTTCACCCGGCCAAGGAAGGGCGGGCCATGCGGGGTCGAGGGCCGCAGCCCGGTCCACAGCACGGGCGGCGCATCGCTCACCGCATCGCCGAAGCGTGCGGCGACGTAATCGGTCAGAACCTTGGTGCGATCCTCGCGCAGCGTCCGGTCGCGCCCGGCGAATTCGGCAATCGCCGTTACCCGCAAGATACCGCCATAAGAGGCCACGGCCAGCATCGCGGCCTCGTCGATATAAGGATGGCGGGGCAGGCGGCTCGGATCGCGGACCTCCCATGTCCCCGAATAGCCCTTCACCGGGTAGATATCCGGCGCAAAGCCCAAGGGCCGCGCCAGATCGGGTGTCTCCACCCCGGTCGCAAGGATCACCTGCGCGGCGGGCAGCGTCTCGTCGGCGAGGTTGACCCCGGTGATCTTGCCATGAGCCTGCGTGAAGCCGGTCACCGCGCTGTTGTAGCGAAACTGCACGCCGTGCTTGGCGGTAAGGGCCTTGGCGGCGGCGCGGGTCACCTCATGGCAATTGCCCGCGGCATCCATCGGCGAGAGGAACCCGCCTGCAAAACCCGCCTCTGCCAAGAGCGGATCGTTCTCGGCCAGCCAGTCCGGGTCGATCCGCGTCAGCCGCCCGTCGTCATGCGCGTCGATCTCGGCGGTGGAGTTGTGCAGGTAGAGCCCGCCCTCGAAGCGGATCAGTGCGTCCAGCCCCAGCTCCTGCGCCATGTCGGGCAGGGCGGCGCGGGCGGTCTCGGCCAGCCGCATCATCCGCGCGGTGTTGCGTGCCTGCGCGGCCCCGGTGCAGTTGCGCAGGAAGGTCGTGCCCCAGCGCCACAGCGCCGGATCGAAGGGCGCGGTCAGCTTCACGCCGGGATTGCGCCCCGCCATCGCGCGCAGCAGTTGCGGCAAGGCATCCGGCCCCGCCCAGGCGCTCGCATGGCCGATCGAGACGATCCCGGCATTCGCGCGCGAACACAGTTCCGCCGGGCCGGGCAGGCGGTCGATCACCGTCACCGGCAACCCGCGACGGGCCAGCGCCCATGCGGTCATTGTGCCCACGATCCCCGCTCCGATCACGATATGACGTGGCTGGCCCATCTTCGCTCCCGTCGGTTTCCAAGCTCCCAGGTCTCTTTGTGGCGGCAATCACTGCAAGTGACCAGCCCCTGTGCCGTGTGGCTCGTGCCGCTGCGTCCTTTGCCCGCGCACTAGCCCACGGGCCTTGACCCGACTCGGCAATTGCGCATAAATGAACGTGCGTTCAATAAACCGGGGGAGGAGATCCGATGTTCGCAGGTTCGATGGAGTTCGATCTGGGCGAGGATATCGCCGCACTGCGCGATATGGTGCGCCGTTGGGCGTCCGAGCGTGTGGCCCCGATCGCGGCCAAAACCGATCTGGATAATGAGTTTCCGAACGAGCTTTGGACCGAGATGGGCGAGCTTGGCCTGCTCGGGATCACCGTGTCGGAAGAATATGGCGGGGCGGGGATGGGCTATCTCGCCCATGTCGTGGCCACCGAGGAAATCGCGCGGGCTTCGGCCTCGATCGCGCTCAGCTACGGCGCGCATTCCAATCTCTGCGTGAACCAGATCAAGCTGAACGGTTCGGACGCGCAGAAGAAGAAATACCTGCCCGGCCTGATCTCGGGCCAGTCCGTCGGCGCGCTTGCGATGTCGGAATCCGGTGCAGGGTCCGACGTGGTGGGCATGAAGCTCAAAGCCGAGAAGCGCAACGGCTACTACGTCCTGAACGGCCATAAATACTGGATCACCAACGGCCCCGATGCCGATACGCTCGTGGTCTATGCCAAGACCGACCCGGAGGCGGGCTCCAAGGGCATCACCGCCTTCATCGTCGAGAAGGATTTCAAGGGCTTCTCCACCTCAAAGCATTTCGACAAGCTTGGCATGCGCGGCTCGAACACAGCACAGCTGTTCTTCGAGGATTGCGAAGTGCCCTTCGAGAACGTGCTGGGCGAAGAGGGGCGCGGCGTGCGCGTCCTGATGTCGGGTCTCGATTACGAGCGCGTGGTGCTTTCGGGCATCGGCACCGGTATCATGATGGCCTGCCTCGACGAGGTTGTGCCCTATTGCAAGGAGCGCGAGCAGTTCGGCCAGCCGATCGGGAATTTCCAGCTGATGCAGGGCAAGATCGCCGATATGTATGTCGCGATGAACACCGCGCGCGCCTACACCTACGAGGTCGCGAAAGCCTGCGATCGTGGCGCCGTGACGCGTCAGGATGCGGCCGCCACCGTGCTTTATGCGTCCGAGCAGGCAATGGTGCAGGCGCATCAGGCGGTGCAAGCGCTTGGCGGTGCCGGGTTCCTCAACGACTCCAACGTCTCGCGCCTGTTCCGGGACGCGAAGCTGATGGAGATCGGCGCGGGCACCTCGGAAATCCGCCGGATGCTCATCGGTCGCGAGATCATGGGAGCCGTCTGATGCGAGCGGGCGCTCTCCTCCTGATCGGGTTTGCAGCGCCGCTGGCGGCGCAGGCCCAAGGGGCAGGGGCGGATTTCGATCCGGCCCCGTTGGAGAGCTGCCTTTCGGGCGCCGACGACCCTGCGTCCTGCATCGGCAAAGCTGCGGAGAACTGCATCGGTGACGATGCGAACGTCACCGACCGCCGCGCCTGCTATGATGCCGAACGCGCCCTCTGGTCCGACCGGGCGGCGACAGCCCTCGACAGCTTGCGCCAAGCGGCGGCGGCCAGTGACGCGGCGCAAATCGTGGCGGGCAAGTCTCCGTCCGGATTGCAAGGCGCGCAGCTGGGGGAGGCGGAAGCCGCCTGGGCGCGCTACCGCGATGGCGCTTGCGCCTATGGGGGCGCGCTGCAGGGCGCGGGTGCGGAGGCGGACGAGGCGCGCTGCCTGATGCGCAAGACCGCCGAACATGCGCTGGAATTGCAGAATTGGGCCGAGACGCTGTCCGCTCAAGGCAAGGGAGGCATGCAA
Proteins encoded in this region:
- a CDS encoding Hint domain-containing protein, whose translation is MKAGYQGTFVISWAQTEIDGTPVPPLEVVTVGACWRWTGQAICVDGPNDRLILHNARGEAERRTKAARAVRRLLGEAVGHPRTLEDLAETETPNQSFTVTDGYHAYVVTLIELPESGTRILMFAGRMPPVDSDLWVVDRALDLRPKAARQGPAGVICFTPGTLIETDQGRRPVEALREGDRVLTRDDGAQPICWIGRRDISGARLHAMPHLRPVRISAGAFGIARPDRDLIVSPQHRMLVRGRAAQALFAEDEVLVRACDLVNGRQIRFEGALRGLSYIHLMFERHQVLTANGLETESFHPASTRLEMIARDQRAGLEALVREVEENPLSYGAFARRALKPSEAAILRHDLAA
- a CDS encoding gamma-glutamyl-gamma-aminobutyrate hydrolase family protein codes for the protein MTRPVVGIIGNRGLVGDRYPVHEGGQLNSEAVSKVSDCIPLLIPADPEYVSVQELMEVCDGFLLTGGRPNVHPHEYGEEPTEKHGTFDRARDAITLPLVRACVESGQPFLGICRGFQEVNVAMGGTLHPEIRELPGRLNHRMPPEGTLEEGFSNRHMVTLTPGGRFARLFGADEVETNTLHGQGVCTAGTRIVIEGRAPDGTPEAIYVKDAPGFTLSVQWHPEWRAAEDPVSRPLFEAFGDAVRAWARGERPAACVA
- a CDS encoding D-lyxose/D-mannose family sugar isomerase, whose translation is MKRSRVNEIMAAAEEMIQEFGFRLPPFAWWSPAEFKARLPQAQRIVEAAMGWDITDYGQGDFDKLGLFLFTLRNGDLRDLQAGHGMAYAEKLLISRKDQISPMHTHIIKAEDIINRGGADLAIELYGSDADGKFDETAGGQVMCDGVPRNYAPGEVLILRPGESVTLRPGDWHAFWGEGGDVLIGEVSTVNDDNTDNIFREDIGRFSEIEEDEAPRHLLVSDYDKFLYS
- a CDS encoding DNA alkylation repair protein encodes the protein MSRKRGKKRVARPRAADYAPLDPAEDARLRAEAEAYAASDADYEAFAEEDDTGEPLGPPPTLEDALFALESWADAEKAAEMAAYHKAERRYLGVSVPAIEDMVALWRGQLDVPGRVELARGLWDSDIHEARIAAAKLLTQARLRPDGAAWDLIASWVPQFDAWAIADHAAKAGSKRLQAEPARLDEVADWVRSDHMWTRRAAFVFTLPWTKQRNPKPEDEAVRDEVLGWAAQLVEDRDWFIQKAIAWWLRELSKKDPARAQAWLAEHGERLKPFARKEASKYL
- the glmS gene encoding glutamine--fructose-6-phosphate transaminase (isomerizing), coding for MCGIIGVLGKHEVSPWLVESLKRLEYRGYDSAGIATVNAGKLDRRRAVGKLWNLSDLLVHEPLPGKSGIGHTRWATHGAATQGNAHPHRSGPVAVVHNGIIENFRELRAELAEAGITPETQTDTETVALLTRMFMDRGMDAREAAVATLGKLEGAFALLWLFDGEDDLLIAARKGSPLAIGHGDGEMFVGSDAIALAPMTDRITYLEEGDYAFVTRAGAEIFDAEGRRANRDESRIDLGQAQVEKGGYKHFMAKEIAEQPVVLADALRHYLPETGLNLPEELDFSNIDRIILIACGTAHYACAVAKYWFETFARIPVEIDVASEFRYREPPLSDRSLAVFVSQSGETADTLAALRYCSERVAKTVAVVNVPTSSIAREADIMLPIFAGVEVGVASTKAFTAQLLVLAVMALKAGRDRDVTDGPTLSAHADTLRALPGLLNQALSISEPIAHLAEQLAEAQDILFLGRGAMYPLALEGALKLKEISYIHAEGYASGELKHGPIALIDRTVPVIVMAPYDKLFDKTVSNMQEVMARHGMVLLVSDAKGISAAQDGTWGTLQMPDIAEPFAPILYAVPAQLLAYHTAVAKGTDVDQPRNLAKSVTVE